A genomic stretch from Euwallacea fornicatus isolate EFF26 chromosome 28, ASM4011564v1, whole genome shotgun sequence includes:
- the Myo10A gene encoding unconventional myosin-XV isoform X3, whose amino-acid sequence MDWNAGDLIWFDPGLGHSIPGEVLECHRSANVITVQAVINGKAQTFALQDGEGQVRRRQDLGNEGVEDMIQLTDLHEAALLWNLKLRYDRNLIYTYAGSILVAVNPYRMFDGCYGIESAQKYRGKIIGELPPHLFASAASAYAALPSPQVVVISGESGSGKTESTKLVMQYLAAVAPSAPRGQALVTEQILEATPLLEAFGNARTVRNDNSSRFGKYLEVYFRNGAIIGAKITQYLLEKSRIVTQAPGERNYHVFYELLGGLSSTEKQKYGLVDPDKCFYLNQGGSDCSPGHSGSGADWKALTRAMQVLGVSESEQEGIVKVLASVLHLGNVYFHRRQLRHGQEGVEVGSDVEIKWAAHLLQISANGLQRALTSRITEARAERVFSPLSIDQALDARDAFAKALYAALFNWLVTRVNSIIQRGHLHDAARISLLDIFGFENLNENSFEQLCINFASESLQSYFNKHVFKLEQQEYAKERLEWTNLSWIDNTPVIQLLGKKPVGIFHLLDDESNFPKASDASFLEKCHYNHALNEHYCRPRVGGKEFGIRHFAGQVWYSVDGFLDKNRDILRPEVIELLTSSKEPLVNAIAKPLSNQSQSRTLPKGANGRFVTMKPRTPTVAARFSDSLQQLLENMSKCNPWFVRCVKPNNDKMPMRFDMPVVMEQLRYSGMMDTIKIRQSGYPIRMKFHQFIDRYRYLLTRIPRGAPYRDLCRAILEQMPHSGTEGPDYQLGATRVFLRESLERQLELRRGESLKGAAVVIQKNIRGYLARRRYRRLRKSAVTIQKHWKGYKQRTDYDKVKKGIVKVQALYRGRKERKLFGRRKAEFKRRVEAEKVAQERAKQRAVREAQLQAQAQKANAKAAAKADNKTAVNHLEIPAELAFIFSKLEGYTPVHTERNLVKVLGGVTGNPPPLNLPHDLNQFEFSKFSSVYFKDADLHYKKDPITTPFLSKAAARDQDFQDAVALFKLILRWSNDSQLNGARERALADYMVFKGLNSRGLRDELLVQLCNQTWMNENSERVWQLMGHCLSSFQPSPPLSKYLLKFITDHAPVSMKETLQRKMTRSLQRAPHSRNMPPSLLEWKSIRQKANCALPLSLPDATVVSVNADSWTTCEEAASLAMSSQGITPEGWTVIMDDSGIVYEGNGLDYVFDLVSELELCPAFPVQKSTLLKMGNKRNLPIELDHHTTSPQRPQVPPPEPPINVSRKISREPPREIVRSSPPAIMINNSRQSSRKSSREIQQTESRYSPSSRVSPVVASPVRKASHEALSRSSALNDRYFDQEKVRSRSLDNLLGEPEPNPLVELGLSQTSKLNERYHSVEQLAPIKPVVMTHQNYMSKQEIDFEYPDIGSVSTSHRDRGGPRYIKSQYAGKKVPPTGSQSSRAYIEKSESGVRSSAMSDTSEAPSLASHVRRVRVPSQASDVDQFLDELFSPVLDGNLDELSDARSLAASIKGGGKGIILPEGDSDYIEGLDEFLAEVLGNVEDDKLDVLSDASQMILKIKGGGHRDRSSSQISEGSSVLDQEVEHITTTPQPPGSTTNSNVDDYISDLFRPIFINDSIKTLTEKHNLVESIKGGGSTQSGASSSSFNYPSIPVVSPAPLMMPLLSPSQEGFVPVFNVPQVGQNGNELAAYQQNLQRAFLQSAMAQNIQIQQQLLAQNQALQQLLTQNVSGNDVNVKVTETIQTTVKAQVHQMPQNRKTSNAVRKSSSPSIGSSDYKSRKSSESSQSGIITRNSIPAPPPMPPPIDECDPSETRPFMDPYGRAKTVRIGKWRWPPPKGDGNHENGEDFMHFKMRQKERKVTPNKESSLTITNGSVRTETSTEWDEIDFEPVVKDSGKLTRTNSKKAFEIGAARPSPGSIGKIKLSSEMKQRLERVTANHSVRSTSSSVKLDKPSRSVSKLEETRKLMLEQQLSGRWGDDSISGKSSPDSPQHNGSKSPTQQSWTSSNWKPGPPPPPIGPNSLPPAPSSPAPPPPVVRPNQPPPPIEPIRESFKSNRDFLNHPKQDHHQSSFMVQRQDRDTFGVHQNRVMHQNNSKRNSFSANWEVQSNITETHNDATSWAQEDSDKNDGRMSRDSWELAESTTITSIEPRDVGGRWDREERKFEKSRNHQIKDPSERPTFRTHQMNKSALEREKKHSVASTSITDKTDRQEEWPEFMRPIKTPPSKSPVHNRSVSEEAEDPRTPTSPNKVLPLGASAYVTYNRVSWLLRVRKEYFSPSEPLGPLNALHLIFCQIVGDVYGLTPCIRLTPSEKRAGVNMLSGYGVTAENYNNSHRANIKRNAIELARTWPLYFARLFPVSGAAQLSDVQLVAVSHWGVHLVKREQVHLQVIKSFSLSEIASCTAPRPTTVSLDGPQGRLSLHTPRAQQLSEMVSRFCGEFRKIQAKTPHRSRSPNLERPDIVASNMSPSRARGDSSPERRISRDELRDGARSPSSPVPPSGKYSLMQFAMQHYRQLVDLEHQKMEQSQQKTKNKSKEWTWKQQTDVIKWQGTPIDGSLLRLDDAEIAPLAIECFDCILRYCGDQPLTPEMSEVKCVYTVLMHCHKYAQLRDEVYCQLMKQTTSNKSESPESSQRAWRLLSIVAAYFACSDTLIPYLMEHLTSAANDRRRICHGTAAVCLTNLRKTQRCGGRKNVPSVEEVTAVSAGRSARRQIYRLPGGAERVVNTRCSTVVADVIQELCGLIGVTSDQEQQEFSLYCIVQGDAFTMPLAADEYILDVTTELHKAAQPFYLIFCRSVWYHPLKHDASPLYTEVLFNQVAPDYLEGLLLRLGNPNLPPSVVRDMALVAALLHRAADLAHTPSLKEVKFLLPKPVLGLREPRPPQWLALVQTSWGQAAGLSVSRAKHRVLQVLSSWPLFGSSFFAVKRVIGEPDHWQEHILALNRGGVHFLDMNTHETLHHWPFAEVISTRKVRSEDGALFLDMKCGNLLQQRVTRLQTEQAHEISRLVRQYINLEQEYSSRNK is encoded by the exons GCTCAAACTTTTGCCCTTCAAGATGGCGAAGGGCAGGTGAGGCGAAGACAAGACTTGGGAAATGAAGGAGTTGAGGACATGATCCAGCTTACAGACCTTCACGAAGCAGCTTTGCTCTGGAATTTAAAGCTGAG ATACGACCGCAATCTTATCTACACTTACGCAGGGAGCATCCTGGTAGCAGTGAACCCTTATCGCATGTTCGATGGGTGTTACGGAATAGAATCCGCCCAAAAGTACAGGGGAAAGATCATAGGGGAGTTGCCTCCTCATTTATTTGCTTCAGCAGCTTCTGCATATGCAGCCCTACCATCACCTCAA GTGGTGGTAATAAGTGGAGAAAGTGGTTCGGGCAAAACCGAATCTACCAAACTGGTAATGCAATACCTGGCTGCAGTGGCACCTTCAGCACCTCGAGGTCAAGCTTTGGTTACTGAACAAATACTCGAAGCAACCCCTTTGTTGGAGGCTTTCGGAAATGCAAGAACTGTACGCAACGACAACAGCTCcagatttggaaaatacctGGAAGTGTACTTTAGAAATGGAGCAATTATTG GCGCTAAAATTACTCAATACCTCCTGGAAAAATCCCGGATTGTAACCCAAGCACCTGGAGAACGCAACTATCACGTGTTCTATGAGCTTTTAGGAGGTTTAAGCAGCACCGAGAAGCAAAAGTACGGCTTGGTTGATCCAGATAAATGCTTCTATTTGAATCAAG GGGGTAGTGATTGTTCTCCGGGACACTCAGGTTCCGGAGCAGACTGGAAAGCTCTGACTAGGGCTATGCAGGTTTTAGGGGTGAGCGAGAGTGAGCAAGAGGGCATCGTTAAGGTTCTGGCTTCGGTTTTGCATCTTGGGAACGTATATTTCCACAGGAGGCAATTGAG GCACGGCCAAGAAGGCGTCGAAGTGGGCTCCGATGTAGAAATAAAGTGGGCCGCCCATCTCTTGCAAATCTCAGCGAATGGTTTGCAAAGAGCCCTCACTTCGCGCATCACCGAGGCCCGCGCAGAACGCGTTTTCTCTCCTTTGAGCATCGATCAAGCTCTGGATGCGCGAGACGCCTTCGCGAAAGCGCTGTACGCCGCCCTTTTCAACTG GTTGGTGACGAGAGTGAACTCAATCATCCAAAGGGGACACTTGCACGACGCTGCCAGAATATCCCTCTTGGATATTTTCGGATTTGAAAACTTGAATGAAAATTCCTTTGAGCAGCTGTGCATCAACTTCGCCTCTGAATCATTACAGTCCTACTTTAACAAGCACGTGTTTAAGTTGGAACAGCAGGAGTACGCCAAGGAGAGGTTGGAATGGACCAACTTGAGTTGGATCGATAACACTCCCGTAATTCAACTCTTGGGAAAGAAACCAGTGGGAATTTTCCATCTTTTAGATGACGAGAGCAACTTCCCCAAAGCCTCAGATGCTTCTTTTCTGGAGAAGTGTCACTATAATCACGCGCTGAATGAGCACTATTGCAGACCTAGAGTCGGGGGGAAAGAATTTGGG ATTCGTCATTTTGCGGGGCAAGTCTGGTATTCTGTAGATGGTTTTCTGGATAAAAATCGGGATATTTTGAGACcggaagtgatcgagcttctcACCTCTAGCAAAGAGCCATTGGTGAATGCTATTGCGAAGCCTTTGAGTAATCAATCGCAAAGCAGGACTCTGCCCAAAGGAGCCAATG GACGTTTCGTTACCATGAAACCGCGGACACCCACCGTGGCAGCCCGCTTCAGCGACAGTCTCCAACAACTGCTGGAAAACATGTCCAAGTGCAACCCATGGTTCGTCCGTTGCGTCAAGCCCAACAACGACAAAATGCCTATGAGATTCGACATGCCCGTGGTCATGGAACAGCTTAGATATTCGGGGATGATGGACACCATCAAGATCAGACAATCCGGATACCCCATCAGGATGAAATTTCATCAGTTTATTGATCGATACAG GTACTTGCTGACCAGAATACCCAGAGGGGCACCGTATAGAGACCTGTGCAGGGCCATTTTAGAGCAAATGCCTCATAGTGGAACGG AAGGCCCAGATTACCAATTAGGAGCTACCAGGGTGTTCTTGAGGGAGAGTCTGGAGCGACAGCTCGAGCTCCGACGAGGAGAATCCCTCAAGGGCGCAGCGGTGGTAATACAGAAGAACATCAGAGGGTATTTGGCCAGGAGGCGCTATAGAAGACTCAGGAAGAGTGCTGTTACTATCCAAAAACACTGGAAGGGCTACAAGCAAAGAACTGACTACGACAAAGTCAAAAAAG GAATTGTCAAGGTGCAGGCTCTGTACAGAGGTCGTAAAGAGCGGAAGCTCTTTGGAAGACGTAAAGCAGAATTTAAGAGGCGCGTCGAGGCTGAGAAAGTGGCTCAGGAGCGCGCGAAACAACGCGCGGTTCGCGAAGCTCAACTTCAAGCTCAAGCTCAGAAAGCAAACGCTAAAGCTGCAGCTAAAGCTGACAACAAAACTGCGGTGAATCATTTAGAAATACCAGCCGAATTGGCATTTATTTTCTCCAAGTTGGAGGGTTATACCCCAGTTCATACCGAGAGGAACTTGGTTAAAGTTTTGGGAGGAGTGACCGGGAATCCCCCTCCTCTAAACCTCCCTCACGATTTGAACCAATTCGAATTCTCCAAGTTCTCTTCCGTTTATTTCAAAGACGCTGATTTGCACTATAAGAAAGACCCAATTACCACTCCATTCCTGTCCAAGGCCGCTGCCAGGGATCAAGATTTCCAAGACGCAGTTGCTCTATTTAAGCTCATATTGAGGTGGAGCAATGACTCTCAGTTGAACG GAGCCAGAGAACGTGCCTTGGCCGATTACATGGTGTTCAAAGGTTTGAATTCCAGAGGACTAAGAGACGAACTTTTAGTTCAGCTGTGCAATCAAACTTGGATGAACGAAAATTCTGAGAGGGTCTGGCAGCTCATGGGTCATTGTTTGAGCAGTTTTCAGCCGAGTCCTCCATTGAGCAA ATATCTGCTGAAATTTATCACTGACCACGCACCTGTCTCCATGAAGGAAACTCTTCAGAGAAAAATGACAAGGAGTTTGCAGAGGGCTCCTCATTCCAGGAATATGCCTCCGAGTTTGCTTGAATGGAAGAGCATTAGGCAAAAGGCTAATTGTGCCCTACCGTTGTCTCTTCCAGATGCAACTGTTGTCAGTGTAAATGCTGATTCATGGACCACCTGTGAAGAA GCGGCTTCACTTGCAATGTCCTCTCAAGGGATAACCCCCGAGGGCTGGACCGTCATAATGGACGACTCCGGCATAGTATATGAAGGAAACGGTCTGGACTACGTCTTTGACTTGGTGTCCGAACTGGAGCTGTGCCCAGCATTCCCAGTGCAAAAGTCTACCCTTCTCAAAATGGGCAATAAGCGCAACCTACCCATAGAATTAGACCATCACACAACCTCCCCTCAGAGACCTCAAGTTCCCCCTCCAGAACCTCCAATCAATGTATCCAGAAAAATATCTAGAGAGCCGCCTAGGGAAATCGTGAGGTCCTCCCCTCCAGCTATAATGATAAATAATTCGAGACAAAGCTCAAGGAAATCGTCCAGGGAGATCCAACAAACTGAGTCTCGATACAGTCCAAGCAGTAGAGTTTCTCCAGTGGTGGCTTCGCCTGTGAGAAAGGCATCCCATGAAGCTTTATCTAGATCATCAGCTCTAAATGATAGATACTTTGACCAAGAAAAAGTGCGTTCTAGAAGCCTGGACAATCTCTTAGGAGAACCAGAACCCAATCCCTTGGTGGAATTAGGGCTATcgcaaacatcgaagctcaaTGAAAGATATCATTCAGTGGAGCAGTTGGCACCAATCAAACCAGTAGTCATGACCCACCAAAACTACATGTCTAAACAAGAGATAGACTTTGAGTATCCTGATATTGGAAGTGTTAGTACTTCACATAGAGACCGAGGAGGTCCTAGGTACATAAAGTCCCAGTATGCCG GCAAGAAAGTACCCCCAACAGGGAGTCAATCCAGCAGAGCTtacattgaaaaatctgaGTCTGGAGTGCGCAGTTCCGCCATGTCAGACACCAGCGAGGCGCCGAGTTTGGCTTCACATGTGAGGAGAGTGAGGGTACCCTCTCAGGCTAGTGATGTTGACCAGTTTTTGGATGAATTGTTCAGTCCTGTTCTGGATGGAAATCTAGATGAGTTATCTGATGCTAGGTCATTGGCTGCCAGCATCAAAG GAGGAGGCAAAGGAATAATATTACCAGAAGGAGATTCAGATTATATTGAAGGACTGGATGAGTTTCTAGCTGAAGTGCTCGGGAACGTCGAAGACGACAAGTTGGATGTTTTGTCTGATGCTtctcaaatgattttgaagattaaaGGAGGAGGACACAGAGATCGCTCCAGTAGCCAAATCAGTGAG GGAAGTTCCGTGTTGGACCAAGAGGTAGAGCACATCACCACCACCCCTCAACCCCCAGGCTCAACTACAAACTCCAACGTAGACGACTACATCAGCGACTTATTCCGCCCCATTTTCATCAACGACAGCATTAAAACTTTAACCGAAAAGCACAACTTAGTAGAATCCATCAAAGGAGGAGGTTCCACTCAGAGTGGCGCTTCCTCTTCAAGCTTCAACTACCCCAGCATCCCTGTGGTCAGCCCTGCGCCCTTGATGATGCCCCTTTTAAGCCCCAGTCAAGAGGGATTTGTGCCTGTTTTCAACGTACCCCAAGTGGGACAAAACGGCAACGAATTGGCGGCTTATCAACAAAATTTGCAACGAGCGTTCCTGCAAAGTGCCATGGCTCAGAACATTCAGATTCAACAGCAGCTATTAGCTCAGAATCAAGCTCTACAGCAGCTACTGACTCAGAATGTGAGCGGAAATGATGTAAATGTGAAGGTGACTGAGACGATTCAGACCACTGTGAAAGCTCAAGTGCATCAGATGCCTCAAAATAGGAAAACTAGTAATGCCGTGAGGAAATCTAGTTCGCCAAGTATTGGATCATCTG ACTATAAGTCCAGAAAGAGTTCAGAGTCTAGCCAAAGCGGTATAATAACAAGAAACAGTATTCCGGCCCCACCCCCAATGCCGCCCCCCATAGACGAGTGCGATCCAAGCGAAACTAGGCCCTTCATGGACCCTTATGGAAGAGCCAAAACCGTTCGAATTGGAAAATGGCGTTGGCCTCCTCCTAAAGGGGACGGAAATCATGAAAACGGGGAGGACTTTATGCATTTTAAGATGAGACAAAAAGAAAGGAAAGTTACTCCTAATAAAGAGTCATCACTAACCATTACTAATGGGTCAGTAAGGACTGAAACTTCTACAGAGTGGGATGAAATTGACTTTGAGCCGGTTGTTAAGGATTCGGGGAAATTGACCAGGACGAATTCGAAGAAGGCTTTTGAAATTGGGGCTGCAAGGCCTTCACCAG GAAGCAttggaaaaatcaaattgagCAGCGAAATGAAACAACGACTAGAGAGAGTTACAGCGAATCATTCAGTGAGATCTACAAGCAGTAGTGTCAAACTCGATAAGCCTTCCAGGTCAGTCAGCAAATTGGAAGAAACCAGGAAACTGATGCTGGAGCAGCAGCTTTCTGGCAGATGGGGAGATGATAGTATTAGTGGAAAATCCAGTCCTGATTCCCCTCAACAT AATGGGAGCAAATCTCCAACCCAACAGAGCTGGACTAGCAGCAATTGGAAACCAGGCCCTCCACCACCCCCCATAGGCCCCAATTCCCTGCCACCAGCTCCATCAAGCCCTGCTCCCCCTCCCCCTGTCGTGCGGCCCAACCAACCTCCACCTCCCATAGAACCTATTAGAGAAAGCTTCAAAAGCAACAG GGATTTTCTGAATCACCCGAAACAGGACCATCATCAGTCCTCGTTCATGGTCCAAAGACAGGATCGAGACACTTTTGGGGTACACCAGAACCGGGTGATGCATCAGAACAATTCTAAACGTAACTCCTTTAGTGCCAACTGGGAGGTGCAGAGTAACATTACTGAGACCCATAATGATGCAACAAGTTGGGCCCAAGAAG ATAGTGATAAAAATGATGGTAGGATGTCCAGGGATAGCTGGGAATTGGCTGAATCGACTACCATCACTTCGATAGAGCCTCGAGATGTTGGCGGAAG GTGGGACAGAGAAGaacgtaaatttgaaaaatcccgAAACCATCAAATAAAAGATCCGTCTGAAAGGCCTACATTCAGAACGCACCAAATGAACAAGAGTGCTCTTGAAAGGGAGAAAAAACATTCAGTGGCGTCCACTTCCATTACCGACAAAACTGACCGTCAAGAAG AATGGCCAGAATTCATGAGACCAATCAAAACTCCACCATCAAAATCCCCAGTACACAATCGCTCAGTTTCTGAAGAGGCTGAAGATCCTCGCACTCCAACTTCCCCCAATAAAGTCCTCCCATTAGGAGCTTCAGCATATGTAACTTATAACAGGGTTTCCTGGCTTCTGAGAGTGCGAAAGGAGTATTTCTCCCCTTCAGAACCTTTAGGCCCTTTAAACGCCCTACATCTGATTTTCTGTCAAATTGTCGGGGATGTTTACGGTCTGACACCATGCATCAGACTGACTCCCAGCGAGAAGAGAGCAGGAGTGAACATGCTGTCAGGATATGGGGTGACTGCAGAGAACTACAACAACTCACATAGAGccaatattaaaagaaatgctATAGAGTTAGCCAGGACTTGGCCTCTGTATTTTGCTCGTCTCTTCCCAGTATCAGGGGCTGCGCAG ctGTCTGATGTCCAGTTAGTAGCAGTCTCTCATTGGGGAGTGCATTTAGTCAAAAGGGAGCAAGTGCATCTACAAGTGATCAAATCCTTCTCTTTGAGTGAAATTGCTTCGTGTACTGCTCCAAGGCCCACCACAGTCAGTTTAGATGGACCTCAGGGACGGCTCAGCCTCCACACTCCAAGGGCTCAGCAGCTTTCAGAGATGGTTAGCAGGTTTTGTGGGGAGTTTAGGAAG ATTCAGGCCAAGACACCGCATCGTAGCAGATCTCCGAATTTAGAGAGGCCGGATATAGTGGCCAGTAATATGAGTCCCAGCAGGGCGAGGGGAGATAGTTCTCCAGAAAGGCGCATTTCAAGGGATGAACTAAGAGATGGTGCCAGGTCTCCCAGTAGTCCGGTACCGCCCAGTGGCAAATATTCGTTAATGCAGTTTGCAATGCAGCATTACAGACAGTTAGTCGA CTTGGAGCACCAAAAAATGGAACAGTCCCAGCAGAAAACCAAAAACAAGTCTAAAGAATGGACATGGAAGCAGCAAACTGACGTGATTAAGTGGCAGGGAACCCCCATTGACGGATCCTTGCTGAGGCTAGATGATGCAGAAATCGCCCCCTTGGCAATTGAATGTTTTGACTGCATTCTGAGGTATTGTGGGGACCAGCCTCTCACCCCTGAAATGTCCGAAGTCAAGTGCGTTTACACGGTTTTAATG CACTGCCACAAGTATGCTCAGCTACGAGACGAAGTGTATTGTCAGCTGATGAAGCAAACTACCAGCAACAAGTCAGAATCCCCGGAATCTAGCCAAAG GGCTTGGAGGTTGCTGTCAATCGTGGCAGCCTACTTCGCATGTTCCGACACTCTGATTCCCTATTTGATGGAACACTTAACCAGCGCCGCTAATGACAGAAGGAGAATCTGTCATGGAACTGCTGCAGTATGTCTTACCAACTTGAGAAAAACTCAAAGATGTGGAGGTCGCAAGAATGTTCCGTCAGTTGAAGAAGTTACTGCAGTCAGTGCTG GTCGCAGTGCCAGAAGGCAAATCTACCGTCTACCTGGTGGTGCTGAGAGGGTAGTAAACACCAGGTGCAGTACTGTGGTGGCGGATGTGATCCAAGAGCTATGTGGTCTTATCGGTGTTACCAGCGATCAGGAGCAGCAGGAGTTCAGTCTGTATTGTATAGTGCAGGGAGATGCCTTCACCATGCCTTTGGCAGCTGATGAGTACATCCTGGATGTGACCACGGAGTTGCATAAGGCGGCACAgcctttttatttaatcttcTGCAGATCTGTTTG GTATCATCCCCTCAAACACGATGCTAGTCCCCTCTATACTGAAGTATTGTTCAACCAAGTGGCCCCTGACTATCTGGAAGGCTTGTTGCTTAGGCTGGGCAACCCCAACCTACCTCCCAGCGTTGTACGCGATATGGCCTTGGTTGCAGCCCTTCTTCACAGGGCCGCAGACTTGGCTCACACCCCTAGTCTGAAAGAAGTTAAATTCCTGTTACCGAAACCCGTCTTAGGACTCAGAGAACCGCGCCCTCCACAATGGCTAGCTTTGGTCCAGACTAGTTGGGGCCAAGCTGCCGGACTATCAGTTTCCAGGGCCAAACACCGAGTCCTGCAAGTACTCAGTAGCTGGCCCTTGTTTG GAAGTTCATTTTTCGCAGTAAAGAGAGTCATAGGCGAGCCAGATCACTGGCAAGAACACATTTTAGCATTAAATAGAGGAGGAGTGCACTTTTTGGACATGAACACCCATGAAACTCTGCATCATTGgccttttgccgaagttattagtaCCCGGAAAGTGCGTTCTGAGGACGGAGCCTTGTTTCTGGACATGAAATGTGGCAATTTGCTACAGCAAAGAGTGACCAGGTTGCAGACAGAGCAGGCACATGAGATTTCCCGTTTGGTCAGGCAATATATTAACTTGGAACAGGAATATAGCAGTAGGAATAAGTAG